The nucleotide sequence ATGGGTTTGCAGAATGCCCAACTCTTGCTTAACACCCCTCTCCTCCATCCTTGCAAGCTTCTCAAGGAATGTCAATATCCCAGCAGGATTATATTTCCCCGTTTTTATGAGGTATTGTGCACCCGATAAATCAGCGTCCTCCTCCAGAGTTTGCCCGTAGCTGTGCATCTTCGCTATCTCTATCAACTGAAGACCGAGGTATATATTCTCAAAGTCGTTTCCTTTGGCTCCCAATAGGGCAGCTAACAAGAAGGGGGCGATTTGCTTTTCTGTTTTAGCCTGTTGTTCAGCTAATTTGATGAAGTGGTGGCGGGCTGCGTGGGCTATTTCATGCGCTATAACACCAGCAAGCTCGTCATCAGTGCTGACGAAGGAAAGAAGACCGGTAGTGAGATAAACGAAGCCTCCAGGTAGGGTAAATGCGTTTATCTCATCGGAGACAATGACTTTAAATGTCCAAGGAAGAGAAGGGTCCTCCGATACCGCAGCCAGTGTTTTCCCTATCTTGTCTACTTTATCCAGAATATCCTTATTGTCGTAAAGCTTATACTCCTTCTCAACCTCCAAAGCCGCCTGCTTTCCTAGCTCTATTTCTTCCTCCCGGGTGAGGGGGAAGGCGAGCAAGGAAAACAGGCTGAAAAAGAGAAATAAAACCTTAGGGAGATTTCTCAAATTCTCTCACTATCCCTTCAATATATTAGACGCTAAAATCTCCCTTTTGTTTCCCTAAAGGTCGTAATTTATCTCAACCCATCTTTTCTCTCTGGCGCTTTTCAGAACCGCCTCCACCATCAAAATCTCGTAATGACCATCCTTGAAAGTGGGGAAATCGCAGGGGTCCTTCCTTGGGTCCTTCCCCTCAGCTATGTATCTATAAACATTGCGGAGGAAGTTCTTCAATCCATCGGGATAGCCCTCAGGATGACCACCTGGATAGTGACAGTAATCCTTCGCTTCCTTATGGAGAAGGGAAGGGTCCCGCATTAGGACCTGATTAGGCGCTTCTCTTCTACCAATCCAAAGCCTTTCCGGGTCCTCTTGGTCCCAGACGAGGGCGCATTTTGAACCCGTTATCTCTATATAAAGTCTGTTCTTTCTACCAGCGAAAACCTGGCAGACAGTGAAGACCCCCACTGCTCCTCCCTCAAAGCGGAGGAGAACGCTGGCGTAATCCTCAGTTGAAACGGGAACCTCTTCATAATCCTCTGGGGTTAGTTCCTTTCCCGCATATGTCTCTATCGGTCTTTTCGGCTTCTTCCTGGTCTTGTGGATAATCTCCATATCGGCGAAGACTTCCTTTATCTTTAATCCCGTGATGAACTGGGCGGTATCGCACCAGTGGGTGCCGATGTCCGCAACCGCCCTTGATTCTCCTCCAAGCTCCGGTTCTATTCGCCAGTTATAATCCGTATCAAGGTAAAGCCAATCCTGTTCATAGGTACCGAAAACTCCGTAAATCCTCCCCACTTCCCCTTTCTCCACCATCGCTTTTGCCTGCTGAACGAGGGGATAATGACGATAGTTGAAGTCAACTGCATTGACTAATCCCTTCTCCTGAGCGAGAAGGACGAGCTCCTTTGATTCTTGAGAATTCATCGCCAAGGGCTTTTCTGAGATTAAATGCTTACCCGCTAGAAGGCAATCCTTGCTTATCGCGTAATGCAAATAATTGGGCGTGCAGTTATGAATTACTTCCAATTCCTTCTCTTTCTCGAGCATTTCCCGATAATCCCCATAATAGCGAGGAACACCTAATTGTTTGGCTTTCCTTTCCGCTGTTTCTAAGTCCGCTTCCGCCAAGGCAACTACTTCAACAAACCCTAATCGCCGCGCAGCTTCTATATGAGCCGGTCCGATGAAACCCGTGCCGATTATTCCGGCTTTAATAGTCCTCATATCCATTCCTCCTTTCCCTGATTTAATAGGGCATATAACTTACAGATTTAGCTATAAGTGTCAAGGCTATACAAATCATACTTATGAGCCCAAACCCACATCCATAGCCAGCTGCCAGAACGGGAGTATAAGCACGCCATCTATGCTCTCCGAATCTCCTCGCGAAGTAATATCTCCCTAAGAGGGCGCCGATGAATATCACCAATGTATTAGCTGGCAGACCGGTAACTCCTCCAACGAAGCCGTAGAAGAACATCGGTGGGAGTCCGAAATAGCTCATAAGGATGTATATAATAAGCCCTAGCCCGAAGCTTGCGGTAATGACTTTAGGCTTTAAAGCTTTGAGGAGCCAGGCTTGCTCAGGATTTTGGTTTGCAGTCATTATGAGGGCTGAGTTCATAGCGTTGAGCGGCCACATCTTCTGAGCATAGGGATAAGCGGGGTCGGGGATTGGGCGAAGCTTCCAGATATATTGCCAATACAGGAAGGAGAAGCCGAGGATAACGAAGAACATCAAAGCTTCCGCCTTGAGAATGCTTGTGAATTTCGTTCCCGTTAGCTCTACCTCCCGGAAGAACTGGGCTGTTCCACCGTAATCAGCGAGGGGGATAGGGGCGAACCAGATATCCACTCCCTTGTATCCGCTTAAGATAATCGTCACTTCCCGGAGGTAGGGAATGCCTGGGAAGAAGCCGCCGAAGCCAATCATTCTCGCAGAGATATAGGAGTTCAATGGTGTCCATAGGAAGGCGAAGAGGACGAGTATCCATAGGGGGAATTTGGGGACAAGCTTATGGCAAATGATTACTGAGGCAAGCGTTCCTGTGAACCACATACCAATGGCTACAGCGAGGGGGAAATCGCCTCTCCCCGGTGGAGGTGCCAAGATTCCCCTTCTCTCACCACCTGCTTGTTTTCTCGCCGTAGCGAAAACCTTACCCAAGCTATAGAAGCCAATCATGGCAACTGCGCCAGCGAAACCCGCCCCCACGCTTATCCAAACATCGAAGGCTGTAGCGAATTGAGTCCAGATTATCGTCATTCCCGGTCGCCAAGTGGGCATATAGCCCATATGGTAGATTATGGGGTTAGCTATAGCTTGACAGAGGACGGAGCCGATTAAGTTCCCCAAAACTATCGGGAAAGGCAAGACGAAACCCGTTATGAATAGCCCTAGGTCTCCCACCAAACCTATGGGGGCGGAAGGGAGGAAGGATTCGGTGGTAGGGGTAAGGTCAATGTAAGGGATGGGGATTAACTGGAGGGGTTTGACCATAAAGGCGCTTGAGATAGATGGGATGCCCACATAGAAGAATCCCCAGATGAGTCCCAAAACTGCTCCCGTGGAGAAAACTGGCCAGCGCCAAGTTTCCTCTTTTCTCCCAACCTCCGCGAGCGCAGTCGCTCCCGCAGCTGCTATCGGGGCAAGGGGGAAAGGCAGCCGTTCCGTATCGGAGGTTATTCTAAATAGGAAGTAACCCATCCCTATCCAGTTCAAACGCCCGATGACCTGTCCAGCGAGGAGCAAGTAGAAGGGGACGAGCCAGGCGGAATCCAAGAACGTGCGATTTATAATAGCTGGGCTATCGGGAGGTGGGACGACCCAAGTGGGAATTCTACCATAGATACCGAACTGCTTGGCTGCGGGCGAGCCGGCGAAGTATTGGTTCCAAATCCACCAGGCAAAGGGACCTCCCGCGAGGGCTGTGCCAACCATCCCCGCCAAACCACCCGCCACATAGAAAAGGATGTAAATTTCCTGCTTTTTCAGGGGGATGAAGGAGCGCCTTGCCACCTCGCTGAAAACGATAATCGTCATCCATTGGGCAGCCGCTCCAACAGCCGTTCCAGCTACCAAACCCACATAGATGGCGGCGGGCATGATGATTATGCCCACGAAGAATGTCCCTAATACCGTCTTCCAAGTAAAACCTTCTTCGTATTCTTTTATCTCACCTACTGCTTCGGGAACTTCTTCTCTCGTTACTTCCAAGCGGGGTTCACCTCCTTAGGTGAGTTCTACTAACTCTTCGGAAAGCTTCACATACCTCTCCCTCTCCGCAACACTTATCGTGCGCCAGATGAGGAACTGCTTCCTTATAGTGTTGAGGAAGCGCCTATTTACCCTCTTCCAGTTCGCCACATCACCGCTTTCCCTTCTTATCACCATCTTTATGTCATACACATCTTTAATCGTGGTGGGCTCTATTATCATACTGACCCTCTGGCTTACACCCAAATCGAAGGGAGCAAGCCAGGTCATAAAGTCTATTTGATAACCCTTGGTGTCATATTTCATAAATGTATGTGCTTTCACATCAGCGGTCACGAAGTCGCCCACGGAGTATTCCTCATATGCTTCAAGCCACTCCTTGAGAAATCCTGCCAACCCCCTTGATTGCTCGCCCGTCACCGAGAAAGGAAGCGTGATGTGCCACTCATCTCCCTCAGGTTCGGGCAAGCTCCAAGACCTCTCAAGCGCGGGAGTTGCTACCTCCGAGGCTTTCCTTGCCGGATAAATTGTGGATAGGAGGGTGACAGCAACTACCGCGAATGTAGCAAGAACAGCCGACATGGAGGAGAAGTTGAGGTAAAGGTGTCCAAGCTTACCGGTAGCTATCATAATCTTAACTATCGTTTGCCCTACTATGTATCCCGCAATCGCGCCGATAACCGCGTAAACGAGCGCCTCTGCGAAGAAGAGCATAGCGATGTGGTTAGGCGCTAAGCCTAAGGAGGCGAATATCCTTATTTCCCTTACCCTCTCGTAAACGGCGGCAAGCATCGTATCAAGGACGATGAGCACGGCAATCAATATGATGATGAGGAGCTCAGTCCAGCCAATGGGAGCGGAGAGAGCGAGCGTGGAATAGCGGGATATCTTCTTCCCTTCTCCAGCATACATATTAAGAGCTAAGCGAGGCATTAAATCGCCGAGGACCCTCTTAACTTCTTCAGCTGACACGAGGTCTACAGCCACGGAGCGCAGCGTCCCTCCCATATTAAGGAGGGTTTGATAAGGGATAATCGCAACGGCATCCGGCTCAAGATGGATATACTCCCTGAAGCCTGCCTGCTGGCTTGTCTGTCCCTGCTGTTGCTGTTTCTGCATCGCCACAAAGTCAACGGGTGTAATTGGCTCATTATCTAAGTCCTTTATCTTTTTAAATTTGTTGTTATTCAAAATACCTATTACAGTGAACTTCACGCCGCCTATCAATATCTGTGCCTTCCCCACATCCGCCTTGCCGATTTTCAGTTTCTTGGCTACCCCCTCGGGAATTATGCAAACATATCTATCATCGGGCTCTATCCATCTTCCCGCTTTAAGAGCTTCCTGTGGTCTTGTTATCCCAGCTTCCTCTGCGCCTAACCCAACGAGAGCCTTAACATCGTAGGTTAGGTCGGGGTTGGCTGCGGACAAGAGGGTTACGAAGGATTGTTCATCCCAAGCGGAGGTGTAGAACCAGATGCGTGGGGAGACCTTATAGCCCTTTGGTGTGAACTCGTCGTAGAGAAGGCGATAAGCCACCTCCTGCAGCTCGCTCCACATTGGTGTCCGCAACATAACTCCTTGGTAGCGTGGAATTCCCTTGCCAGGCACCTTATTGAAGCGCATAACGGGTTTAACGGAAGTGAAGGCTAAAACGGCGAATGTTAGAACGATAAGAGTTATACAAGTGAGGGCTGTTCTTGCCTTCCTCCTCCTCATATTTGAAATGCCCAAAGAAAGGGCTGAAGCAGCAATAGTGAACCTGCCTATATCTACTCTATGAATGCCGGTGAGGGAGCGATGAAGAGCCCTCAGCTGTTGTTGGAATCTTCCGATAACGACGGTTGCTACTGCGGAAGCCATTGCCAGCATAACGAAAGCAAGGAGGATGACGAGAGGGTTAAGAGCGATCTCAAATGCAGGATGGAGGTAGCGGAAAAGGGCAAAAGTTGCCAGGAATATTCCGCCCAGACCTGCTAACTGTTGGACGAGGGTAGGGAAAGCGAAGAGCAACCTCTCCAGGAAGAAGGCGAAGGGAATGACAATCGCCATATAAAAGATAACTCCCCTCACAACATCGTCTCCCGTGCTCCGCACGGCGGGATAAGCCCTCGACTCGTAGCCCCAAGCACTGCGTGAATAAGCGTAGAAATGGCTATAATCCAATCTGGCAAGAGCTTTCTCCGCCTTATCTAATTCCTCCTTTGCCCTTCTATGGAGGTCCTCCAGAACATCGTTGATTATGCGGAAGCGTCTTAGTTTGGACATCCGATACTCGTCCCAAATCCACATATCTTTTGCGACCTTGTAGGGCGTAAAGTAAAGCGTTCCTGAACCTTTAACCTCGTAGCCCTCCCCTTTGGGGTTCTTCTCCGACGCATTTAAGAGGAGAAATCTTGTGGCTGCGGGTCCTGCGCCCATTATTATCTTAATCCTGCTCCCCGGTTCAGCGAAAATCACGGCGCAGTCATCAACATGTGGCATCCAAGCTTCAGGTAAGCTGATTGCTTGCCCATACATTCGGGGCGTTCCGTCCGTTATACCATCAAGGATTGCTATATTGCTCAGGATTGCCAATCCCTGCGGGTCAACCAGGTCAAATATGGAAACGGAAGCACAACGGAAAGTAACCACTGTTACATGCTTCTTCCCCACGGTCATCATAGCATCCACCGGATAAGCTTCCGCTCCCATCGTCCCCAAATCGGGAGCATAGATTATCTCTCCTGTTTTATCATCAAGCTTATATGCGTTAACTGTAGCCGGTCTACGCCACCCTATAGCGGTTATCGTAGCCACGCCATTGAACTCAAACTTACCTTCTTTATCAGTCATCTCAATCATATGTCCCCTGACCCCCATCATACTCTTGTTCCAATGTTTCAACATGACGACAGCATCGGGAATTGGAACATCGGGTATGAAACTCTTTCTCGGGTCCCAGTAAACAACCCTTCCTTCGAGCGTGCCGAATCCGTTCATCAAACCCAATCTCTCAATCTTTGAGGGCTCGGTGATGGGGAAGCGGAGGGCAGTAGTTGTTCCCTTGCGGGGTGGGTCGTTAAGGATATGATGATAAAGGCAGGCGAGAAGCTTCACCTGCGTCATCAAGTTGGAGAAATTCATCTTATCAATTGTATCAAATGGGGTATCTACCAAGGAGCGAGCGTCGTTTATCGTGAAGAAGGAAACACCGTATCCACCCATCATAGTGAACAACTCCGCATCTAAAGCCACCTTGCCCGGTATAAATGTCCTCCAGGGCTTTCCCGCTATGGGATTGACGCCGTCAGCGAAAATCTGCTCCGGCTCAACCTTCATAAACTCCGCTACTCTTTCCGCATTCTCCCTGCAGACCCTTGCGATATCAGAGAAGTCCCTCTGACGGTCCTCCCTTATCTCGTAGAACATGGATTTGTAGAAAATTCCCAACGCCCTGGATTGACTTGAGAGGTCAAGTCCGGTGAAGAGGTAAACCTTCTTTATCTCTCTTGGCTTGTATCCCGTGTGGAAAACACGAGCGAAAAAGCCCTTGATCTTCTCCATGGGACCGAGCTTCTCGTATTCTTTGAAATGCTTCGTAAAGTAAGCCCTTATCCCGCTGAGAGCTTCAAAATGCCCAGAGGTAGCGATGAAAAGAATGGA is from bacterium and encodes:
- a CDS encoding M48 family metalloprotease, with protein sequence MRNLPKVLFLFFSLFSLLAFPLTREEEIELGKQAALEVEKEYKLYDNKDILDKVDKIGKTLAAVSEDPSLPWTFKVIVSDEINAFTLPGGFVYLTTGLLSFVSTDDELAGVIAHEIAHAARHHFIKLAEQQAKTEKQIAPFLLAALLGAKGNDFENIYLGLQLIEIAKMHSYGQTLEEDADLSGAQYLIKTGKYNPAGILTFLEKLARMEERGVKQELGILQTHPYAKERVSKLLSFLKSSSVEINRRRAAGLFVVRLQHMGDSVAVYIDKQLIVQLPSATGAQAAGKMAETLDNLLDKELKVWEIGARRLPNGNSAVVARGIVLIEISPDMLPDRRQDTFAFAETIAGNIRHRLLQEFLNQIY
- a CDS encoding Gfo/Idh/MocA family oxidoreductase → MRTIKAGIIGTGFIGPAHIEAARRLGFVEVVALAEADLETAERKAKQLGVPRYYGDYREMLEKEKELEVIHNCTPNYLHYAISKDCLLAGKHLISEKPLAMNSQESKELVLLAQEKGLVNAVDFNYRHYPLVQQAKAMVEKGEVGRIYGVFGTYEQDWLYLDTDYNWRIEPELGGESRAVADIGTHWCDTAQFITGLKIKEVFADMEIIHKTRKKPKRPIETYAGKELTPEDYEEVPVSTEDYASVLLRFEGGAVGVFTVCQVFAGRKNRLYIEITGSKCALVWDQEDPERLWIGRREAPNQVLMRDPSLLHKEAKDYCHYPGGHPEGYPDGLKNFLRNVYRYIAEGKDPRKDPCDFPTFKDGHYEILMVEAVLKSAREKRWVEINYDL
- a CDS encoding M28 family peptidase translates to MSVLFLSVAFLHGQEKVKLTPELRKLYRELTSAVNEQNIRETIAYLSSFPSRVTGYPGCDAAAKYVKKKFEEIGLQDVTMEEYTLPIPYDREASLEIPALNIKMRIYPLWPNAIRTPSLPPEGVRGPLIYAGDGYLHSFDGKKVEGSVALLNFNCGSHWLNAPRLGVKVVLFEEPDTTMRGEAEAKFISIPIDIARFWVKKQDAQTLKKLIAENPNLEVVVKCSMPWERRTGYNVIGFLPGSDEELKNQLIIIESFFDSISIAPSLAPGAESASGIAAMLELARIFKERPPKRSILFIATSGHFEALSGIRAYFTKHFKEYEKLGPMEKIKGFFARVFHTGYKPREIKKVYLFTGLDLSSQSRALGIFYKSMFYEIREDRQRDFSDIARVCRENAERVAEFMKVEPEQIFADGVNPIAGKPWRTFIPGKVALDAELFTMMGGYGVSFFTINDARSLVDTPFDTIDKMNFSNLMTQVKLLACLYHHILNDPPRKGTTTALRFPITEPSKIERLGLMNGFGTLEGRVVYWDPRKSFIPDVPIPDAVVMLKHWNKSMMGVRGHMIEMTDKEGKFEFNGVATITAIGWRRPATVNAYKLDDKTGEIIYAPDLGTMGAEAYPVDAMMTVGKKHVTVVTFRCASVSIFDLVDPQGLAILSNIAILDGITDGTPRMYGQAISLPEAWMPHVDDCAVIFAEPGSRIKIIMGAGPAATRFLLLNASEKNPKGEGYEVKGSGTLYFTPYKVAKDMWIWDEYRMSKLRRFRIINDVLEDLHRRAKEELDKAEKALARLDYSHFYAYSRSAWGYESRAYPAVRSTGDDVVRGVIFYMAIVIPFAFFLERLLFAFPTLVQQLAGLGGIFLATFALFRYLHPAFEIALNPLVILLAFVMLAMASAVATVVIGRFQQQLRALHRSLTGIHRVDIGRFTIAASALSLGISNMRRRKARTALTCITLIVLTFAVLAFTSVKPVMRFNKVPGKGIPRYQGVMLRTPMWSELQEVAYRLLYDEFTPKGYKVSPRIWFYTSAWDEQSFVTLLSAANPDLTYDVKALVGLGAEEAGITRPQEALKAGRWIEPDDRYVCIIPEGVAKKLKIGKADVGKAQILIGGVKFTVIGILNNNKFKKIKDLDNEPITPVDFVAMQKQQQQGQTSQQAGFREYIHLEPDAVAIIPYQTLLNMGGTLRSVAVDLVSAEEVKRVLGDLMPRLALNMYAGEGKKISRYSTLALSAPIGWTELLIIILIAVLIVLDTMLAAVYERVREIRIFASLGLAPNHIAMLFFAEALVYAVIGAIAGYIVGQTIVKIMIATGKLGHLYLNFSSMSAVLATFAVVAVTLLSTIYPARKASEVATPALERSWSLPEPEGDEWHITLPFSVTGEQSRGLAGFLKEWLEAYEEYSVGDFVTADVKAHTFMKYDTKGYQIDFMTWLAPFDLGVSQRVSMIIEPTTIKDVYDIKMVIRRESGDVANWKRVNRRFLNTIRKQFLIWRTISVAERERYVKLSEELVELT